A window of Acinonyx jubatus isolate Ajub_Pintada_27869175 chromosome B2, VMU_Ajub_asm_v1.0, whole genome shotgun sequence genomic DNA:
TGATGCGCATGGTCCCGGCTGAGATCAAACGAGACATTTTGCCTTCTAGCTTCAGCTCTCATACTGTAAATAAGTGTCCTTTGTTCTTTAGTGCCATATTTTTcatacttctttgttttttgttggtgatttcactatttaaaatggcccccaagcaTAGCACCCATGTGCTAACATTCCTAAGTgtaagaaggctgtgatgtgccttacagagaaaatatGTATGTTAGATAAGCTTTGTTCAGGCTTGAGTTATACTGCTGTTGGCCCTGAGTTCAATACCAATGAGTCAACCAAacattaaataaggtgtctttaaacagaaacacacataaaataaagttATGTATTGACCGGTTGATGAAAATGCTGTGATGGAAGTTTGCAGGAAACTAATCTGTTTCCCTTGGGGCACTgattctgcattttctttcttttcttttcttttctttctttctttctttcttttaaaattaatttatttttgaaagagagagaacacaggtggGGGgagcgagggcagagagagagggagacccagaatccgaagcaggatccaggctctgagatgtcagcacagagcccgacgcggggcttgaacccacaagctgtgagatcctgacctgagctgaagtctgacgcttaactgacagagccacccaggtgccccagatttggCGTTTTCTAAATCAGTGTCTGAAGCAACTTTAGGAACCATAATTTGTGCAAATAACAAGACTCACCTGTACATAAGATTcacccttttaaattttttttcaacgttttttatttatttttgggacagagagagacacagcatgaacaggggaggggcagagagagagggagacatagaatcggaaacaggctccaggctccgagccatcagcccagagcctgatgcggggctcgaactcacagaccgcgagatcgtgacctggctgaagtcggacgcttaaccgactgcgcctcccaggcgccccaagattcaCCCTTTTAAATGAGCCcttttatattttagtatattcacaaggctATGCAGCCATCACCATCACTGCTGATTTTCGAGCAGTAAAATGACCTCCGAGAGCAGCAagttaagaattatttattttgtctgtctttccccGTTCCCTGATCTCTCTGCCCTCTTTCAGAATGCCCAGGAGAACCATGGACTGGCTGTGCCCACCCCCTCTGTCCCAGGAGACTTTGCAGACAAAGAAGTGACAGGTAAGAGGACTGTGGGTTTGGGGCTTCTcccatctttctttcctcctttggcCCAAGCATCTGACCCACCCCAGCTGGTGATAAAGCCGGAGTCCCCAGGCCTCTTGGCTGCTGGCTGCAGCCAGTGGGGGTTGAGCAGAGCCAAGGCTGGCTAAGGCCAATTCCAGTGGGGGGAGGATGGTGAGGGCCAACACCAGAGCAGGGTCAAGGGCAGCAAGAAGTGGTGGAAAGAACCCGGAGTCAGACCCACCTGGCTTTCAATCCCAGCCTTCCTACAGATGAGCTTTGTTccctttgggcaagtcatttaaccccTCGCACGTCTGTGTCTGCAAATGAGCCATGGCAAACCTAAATCCAGTTCTGGAGGAGGCAGTGACATACTGGATGGGACTTTGGTCACTTCTTGTCACACTGAGGCTCAAAACCCACCAATGACTTCCCATGACGCTCAAAGCAGAGGTTCTTGCCAGGACTTCCCGAATCTGGCCTCACCTGGCCTCATCGCCTGCTTTCTCTCCCGGTCTCACGCTGCTCCCGCCAACCCGGTATCCTTGTTGCCCTTCAGCACCTGCACATTTCCACCCCGGGGTCTCTGCGCTGCAGTTCCCTCTGCCTCGGCTGCTGTTCCCCTGTACACGTGTACAGCTCCCTCCTGCCCGAACGCCCTCTGTGCTCAGATGCCAGCTTCTCAGTGAGGTCTCCTCTGACCACGCTATTCAAAGTGTCACCCCAGCACCCCTGGGCTGTTCCCAcatatcactcatcatctgaTGTGTGGCAACAATTTATGGATGTATTATGTTCATTGTTTGTCTCATTGTCCCATTAAGATGTaagcttcaggggcgcctgggtggctcagccggttaagtggtcgacttcagctcagatcatgatctcacggtttgtgagttcgagccccacagcatggagcctgcttggtattctctctctccctgtctctctctgcccctcccctgcttacacactctctctcaaaataaataaacaaactttatatattaaaagagaaatagtaaGCTCCAGCAGGGCCAGTATTTtgactatttttgttttgtttgcactGCTGTCTCGCAGCTCCTACTGCTTGGGTGCTTAATGAATGTCagtttttcctcctccccactctcgtTTTGTCTTGAAGTCAGACAGCTGGGAGGAGCCCTTCAGAGCTTCACATTCCCCGGGCTTGTGCTACGaagtggaaggagggaggcagaggacagGCCACCTAAGAGAGAAGTAAGCAGGCCTGTTGGTGGCCTGCAGACTcggggtgttgggggtggggaagggctgggAACCGGGTCCAAGAAGGGAGGGGTATGAGCCGCTGGGGCCAGAGGTTCTCAGCATCTGTCTAGTGCCCGCGACTGTCGGTCAGGTCACCTTCTTTCCACATACCCCCATCCCGCCCCGCAGGCCAGACTCTGTTCCAGGAGCTCTCTGTGAGGCGGAGAGCTGGCTTCTAGGTAGACTCGGGATCTTTGGAAAGCAGGGGTTCCATGTTTTCCATGGAAAGACCATGTTCCCTCCTATGAGTCTTTCACCCAAAAGTTTCTACTGAGAACGTCTCCAGGCCCCTGACCCACGACTTCCCGTCTTCCTCCCACTTGTCCTGTCTTACAACCTAAACAGTTCGGTGCAGGTGGTTAGTAATCCGAGCAGTCGCCATTCATAAGGTGCCTACTATGGGCCTAGCACCATGGTAAGCCCTTTACGTCTTTTTACACGAATCCTCTGGTTATTCCTCCCAACAGCTTTACGTGGTAAGCGTTgacattatgcccattttacagatgatgagacTGAGGCTCGGCAAGGTTAGCTGGTGTGTCCAGGGTCACACATCTGGTTAAGCAgtagggctgggatttgaaccctggcctTTCTGGCTGTGTATCAGCCAAGGCCCCCGTGAGAAACAGATGGCATACTCAAAGGGTTTAACGAAGGGATGATATGCAAGGAGGGGGGCAGCGTTCGGGGACTGGAGTGGGTGGTGACACAAGCCCCAGAGGCCGAGGGAGCAGTGGGGAGCTACTCCTGTATCTTTGAGCTGTGGGACGGGGCTAACCTGCCAGGAAGGCAGCCTTTGGCGACGTGGCCCGTcaagaagggagggtggggggatcGATGCCCTGGCCTCTCTGCGCCCACCCTCTGATTTGCCAGCAGCTCCCATCGGCTGAACCCACCTGGAGCCAGAGGATAAGGGAGCCCCCGGGCCAGAGCAGGGCAGGAGAGAGTGAAACAAACGGAGAATATTCAGTGCAGGCTCCCGAGGAGGCCGAGCCCAGGATAGGCAGGGGTCCCCTCCCTGGAAAGGAGAGGCTCACTCCCAGGACAGCTCAGGACCTCATGGCCTCCCGGCCTCCctcttcttttgcttttcccttctttcaggTACCAGCTCACTCGTCAACGGCAACCTGCGCCTGTACAGCTCTGTGGGTGACCTAAGGCCGGGGCACTATGGGCAGGACCAActcatccctccccctcccccaggcccggCCCCGGGGCCACCCCCAGGCTTTTCACAGCTTCGGGAGgaatcccccccacctccaccttccatggctcccccaccacctcccctgctgctggaacccccacccccacccaccacggCCCCACCTCCGCCCCCAGTATTGGGGGCCCAAGCCCCCCTATCCACCCTTTCCTCCCCATCCACACCCACCCCTCCTGACTTCattcctcctgccccaccctTGGCCTCTCtagccccacctccaccccttttGCCGGCCCCAGCACCCCCAGCATCTCTTCATACGACGGGGACTCGCTTCTTTCCCCCTGGGGGTGTCACCAAGTGGAAATCAGAGGTAGCGCTGAACGGCAGGCAGCCGGAGACCCCCAGAACCAGCCCCCCCCAGAGCCCAGCTGAGCCAAAGGGGAGCCTTCTGAGGCCTAAGCCAGAACCCCACCTCACTTTCCCCCGCTCATTCAAggtgcctcccccaaccccagtcaGGACTTCGTCCATCCCAACTCAGGAAGCACAGGGGACGCctccagaggaggaaggggccaccAAGAAAGCTCCCAATCGACTCCCACTGCCTCCCAGCTTCCACATCCGCCCCGCGTCCCAGGCCTATCCGGACAGGGCCCCTGAGCCTGACTGCCCAGGGGAGCTCAGACCTGCAGCAccagccagccccaggctgggccagTCCCAGTCCCAGTCCCAGACTAAGGAATGTACCGAGACTCCTccgccagcccctcccctgccccctcctgcacccccactccctcccccagcaccGCCACTtcccccagctgcccctcctTTGCCCACTGCTGAGAAGGCAGCCCCTCCACCTTCTAGGTttacaaaaaaccccaaatccagccccccagcccccaaccccaaACCTAACCCCCCCAGTCCGGAGGACACAGCGTCTTCAGCGCCTGTGGACTGGCGGGATCCCAGCCAGATGGAAAAGCTGCGGAGTGAGCTGGCAGCCTATCTCTGTGGCTCCAGGAGGGAGGACCGATTTGTCAGCCACAGGGCAGGCCCAACAGCGGCTTCGCAGGAAAAGGAGGGCAAGAAGGGCCCCAGCCTGCCAGAGAAAGAGGCTCCCCCCAGCCTGCCAGAGAAGGAGATCCTCCCAAGCGTTCCAGAGAAGAGTCCCTCCAGCCTGCCAGAGAAGGTGGCTGCcaccagcctgcccctcccccctgtgGACTACATCTCCCAAGACCCCCCAGCTCCCAGTGTCCGGCAGATCCGGAGCGAGCTGGAGGCCCGGCTCTCCTCATCAGCAGAGAAGGAAGCCAAGCCCAGCATAGGGTCTCTGCCGCCCAAGCCTCGGCTAGAAGCGGGAAGAATCTTTGAACATACGACGGATAATGGCGAATTCTCTAAGCCTGTGGCCAGGAATCTGCCGCCTCCAACCACCACCCCTCTGCCAACCACACCACTACAGTCCAAGGCCACATCTGTGCCCGCCGCACCACCTAAGCCCACACCTGGACCGGCCACACCACCCAAGGTCACGCCTGCGCCAGCCACACCACCCAAGGTCACGCCTGCACCAGCCACACCACCCAAGGTCACGCCTGCACCGGCCACACCGCCCAAGGTCACGCCTGCACCGGCCACACCGCCCAAGGTCACGCCTGCACCGGCCACACCGCCCAAGGTCACGCCTGCACCAGCCACACCGCCCAAGGTCACGCCTGCACTGGCCACACCACCCAAGGTCACGCTGGGGCCAGCCACACCATCTAAGGCTGTGCCTGAGCCAGCCACACCATCTGCAGCCACAACTGTACCCACCACATCATCCGACCTGACAGCAGAGAAGAAACTGGTCCCCGCTGGGCAGTGGGAGAAGCCAACCCCCCAGGAACTTACAGTGGCCCCCCAGACAGAGGCAGAAGGGCACCCCTCAGAGGCCAGTAAGCCTCCTGCACTGGGAGCCCTCTCATCTCCAGCCCTCCCACCAAAGAGATCCCTGGGTGGCGAAGGGGTAGCATTTCTCTACAAGCCCCATCGCAGCCAGGAAAGCCCCAGCCAAGAGGCTGCTGTGGCAGTGGGCGCGCTGGCCACAGGGTCGGTGGGAGGGTCACGGGAGCCTGTGGAGGTGAAGGAGCCCCAGGGGCTGCCAGCTAAACCCCCAACCTCAGCCCCGCCTGTCGATGAACTGCTCAGGCACCCGGTGACCGGGGAGGTGGTGCAGCCCGGCTCCCCCATGGCTCTGCTCCTTGCggccaggcagagggcacagaaGGGAAGGCCGGGAGGGGCCGCCCTGGGCCGGTCCTCCCTGCCAGGGAGTCTCCGGGGCCACGGCAGccagccccaagcaggctctgacagcATCTTCCACAAGGAGGGCCAGCCCAACTCCTTCACTGTGGTCCCCAAGTCACCCAAGGAGGCTGAGAAGGACCCCCAGCCGGCCTCCTCAGCACAGCCTCCGGTACCCAGTCAGTGGAAGCCCCAGCACCCCGGGGACCCAGAGGGCACTGAGCCAAACCACAGACAACACAACGGGACAAAGGCAGGGGCAAAGCCGGCGTTCTCCATCCTCCCCCAGGGCCGCCTGCTGCCCAAATCCTTCTCGtcccccccttctccttcctgcaagagggaagaggaggaggacgacgacgacGAGGGGGAGTTCTGCTTTGAGGTCATCCCGCCGCCGCCAGAGTTCAGCAACGACCcggagccccccgccccggccctccGGTATCTGGGGCGCCGGGCATCCCCTCCCCGGAACAACTTCTTAGACTTGGGGCAGCCCTTGGCGCCTCGGGGCTTCTCGCGCTTTCCAGCCGGGGCGCACCACGCCGGGGCCGGGGGCCTGGAGCGCTTCGCCGGCGGGGGCCGGTCGCTCATCAAGAAGCGCCTGTACGTCGGGGAGCCCCAGCGCAGCCCCGGGCAGCCCCGCGGCAGCACCGCCCGCAGCCTGAGTTCCCCCAACTGCTTCGGGCCGCCGCCTGGGGGCCCGGAAATGCGGCGCGTCAACTCGGCGGGCCGCGCGCCCACCGGCGGCCTGCACGCACAGAGGCTGTCCATGGAGGGCGCAGCCCGCGGGGAGGCCAAGTTCAAGGCGCCCGGTGGAGATTATGGCTTCTCCCCTGCGGCCGTCAGGTGAGTTGGGAGTGGGGCGAGGGACGGACCTGGGGTGGGAAGCCAGGTGAGGGAAGGGTCCGCCCTCGAGCCACAGAGAAGCCCACCAGGCCATGGCCACCCGTCCCGCGACATTGGGTTGTCTCCTCTCTGGTTCTCTGGACAGAGAAAGGAACACGAGGAGCACTTTACCTGGAAAGGGTTTCCCTGACCTGCATCCTTGTTTCCCACCatctcacttgttctctctttccccatcctCCTGCTTTCCCCACCAGCTGGCTCcccctcttctgcttcctctttccCATCCCCCAGAAGCTCAGGGCTTCAAGCTAAGAGTGGTGTGGGTGGAGACCTGAGTGGTCCTTGGCTGTGGGGATTTCCCAGCCGCACAGAGAAGGATCCAGACTCAGGCTAGGAGTGAAGAGTTCTGAATACAAGGGTATTAGGCAAGTACTCTGTGGCCAGCCAAGCCTAGACAGGAGGAGGAGCCCTGTGTCTGTTGAATCAATACTGCTGGACTAGGGTTCCACCCTGTCCACCGGGGCTTGTGTGGGCAGATACCATAGCACTGAGCTATATCTTTCCCTCTCGCGCCCGGAAGGAGATGGGAGGGCTGTTGGTTAACCAGCTGCAGATATTAACCTCACCTCTCTcccgctccccctccccaggtctcCCCACGGAACCCCCCACTATGGAAGCCCCATCAATACATTCACCGTGAGGCCTGGGACCCGCCATCCTATCTCCTATGCCTACTCGGGGAACCACCGGAAAGCCCCATCCTGAGCCCAGGGTGTTCTCAGCTCTACTCCAAGGGGTCAGACCTGGGCACTTGTTTTttgcgggggtgggagggacgcaGCAGGTGTTAGGCGGCCTGACTTAAACATGCAGGAGTCTTTGTTACCCGAACACAGACGGAGGACGAGTGAGGAGCCGTGGGAAGATGCACAGTGGGTTTCTGTTTCCCAAAGCACTGGCGTGGCTGTGGACTGTCTGCacatggggatgggagggggaaggagggaggagaggaggaaccTTTAAGGGCCTGGAGACCGAGTTTCCGCTATCTGGTACTGTTTGCTTTAGCACGACTTAAAGCAGTTTTACCAGCGTGGACTCCTGAGCAGGTCCTGAAAGCAAGGGGTGGGGCACTAAGTCTGAATGGGAATCCATCCCAATGGCTGTGATTGTCTGTCCAGTGCTCCCAGAGGGCTGAGGCCCAGCTCCATCTGGGTAGGGGTGTGGGGCACTACACGTTGAGCTCTTTAGCCTCTGCCGGCCCACCACTTGTCACCCCAAGAGGTGATTCCTAGGTTCCTAGCATAGAAGCCACATTGAGGTGGGACCAGGAATGTGCACATACAACCTGTGGAGCAGGTACTGGAACAGAGGTCTTTGCATTGGCCAAGGGTGGGGATAGCGGGGTGGATGGTTCATTTTCCCTGGCTCTGGCCCTTAGCCACAGGGAAgcctagagagagagaaggaagacttGGCAAGTACAggatgggagacagaggattaAGTCTTGTTTTCCTACGCAGACCCAGACAGCCATGATTTGGGGGATTGGGCCCAAGGAGCCAGAAGACCTGGGAGCTGGACACCAAGGCCTAACCTAGGCAGAACCCATTTGGGATTTGGAGGGGGCATCCTACCCAACCACCCCTCCCAATCCCAACACTACAGGTCCCCAATATTATTGGGCTTCAAAATGCATAGCGAAGATGCTGAaagatggggagtgggaggcGGCAGAGATGGGCAGGCCCAGACCCGAATTCTTGGGACCAGTCAAGGCAGGCTGCCTCGGTAAGGAGGAATGGGAGGGAGTGGCCACCCTCAGAGAAGCAGGCCGGTAGGACAGCCAGGAAGCAGCACCCTGTGGGGGCACAGTGTTGGACCTTTAGGACTTGAGGTCACTAGCCAAGATACAGGTTGTGGGGACAGCAGGAGAGCCACTTCAGGGAAGGACAGCAGGCACCCCGATGGCACAGGATCTGGTTACCTGTGTTCAAGAAGCGAACCCCGCCCCAGACCAGCACTGGCcgtctatgtatgtatgtgttttccCTGTACAATGTTTTATAAAAGAGTTCACTAATTTATCTGCTGTGTAAGGTTTGAAGGGTGAGGCATGGGCTCCCAGCTGTATGTTGCTCTGGAGTAGGAGGGGAAGGACTGGCTGTCACTTGGCTTGGGAAATAAACAGGCCAGTGTGGACTGGCCTCAGCTCTGTGGCTGTGGATTGATGACTGGGAGCTACCTCGGTGTGATGAGAGGTTGGGAGAGCTCTGCTGGGGAAGCCtgagcacggggtgggggggagggggggtgtgccTGACCGGGTGAGCCATTTTGCGGGGCCCACGCTTTCTCTTCTGAGCCTTAGGTTCTCTCTCAAAAGCCTTCAAGGGGAAGAAGCAGAGTTACAGTCTGGTGATAACAAACTGTGTCCTTGAGCAAGTCTCTTGgactctctgaacctcagtctcttCTTCTGTGTAATGGGCATGATGATAACGTGGACCTAACAAGGCTGCTGCGAAGATCAGAGACAGTCGTGCGCTCATTAACGAGTATTTGAGTGACTCTTGGTGGCAGACGCTGTGCTTAGCGTGGATATACATGACTCCTGCTCACGGCAAGtctggtggaggagggaggggctaaAAAGAACACCCAGAAGCATCACACATTGTAATAAGCGGTGGGAGGAAAAGGGACAGGGTGCGTGAGAATaaccagagggcagggagagaggagtggATCTACTTTAACccggtggtcagggaaggcctcttgAGGTGGTGACATTTATGCCAATTTGGGCAAAACACCCAGCAAGTGTCTGGCGGTCAGTGGTTGCTCAGTAAATTGCATTTTTGGCTCATGACTCCCTTACGTTTGTGTGGGCCCTTCCACAGTTTCCCGTAAAGCTTTGACGTGGTACCTAAAgcttttccagaaaacagaaccaGAGTCGTCATCTCGAGACAGTGTCCGAGAGAGAGttgtgtttcctcctctgtctgaGTCCTCTGtggcaggtggggggcaggggagaccaGGAGGGGTCTCCCAGGCCTCCCCTATCCTggggcttcctcctcctcctgtccttTGGCCGTGAGGCCCTCATCCTGGTAACACAGAGGACAGGGGCCCCCACTCCCAGTAGGACTTAGGGCTCTGCCTCTAGCTGCT
This region includes:
- the CB2H6orf132 gene encoding uncharacterized protein C6orf132 homolog; the protein is MKKNQTVQGTFSKLFGKKHANPPSTSLYATNPPWIFTQEAPEEGIRDFGGIYYGDNRFDSVSESGTATLKARPRVRPLLTFLPLNAQENHGLAVPTPSVPGDFADKEVTGTSSLVNGNLRLYSSVGDLRPGHYGQDQLIPPPPPGPAPGPPPGFSQLREESPPPPPSMAPPPPPLLLEPPPPPTTAPPPPPVLGAQAPLSTLSSPSTPTPPDFIPPAPPLASLAPPPPLLPAPAPPASLHTTGTRFFPPGGVTKWKSEVALNGRQPETPRTSPPQSPAEPKGSLLRPKPEPHLTFPRSFKVPPPTPVRTSSIPTQEAQGTPPEEEGATKKAPNRLPLPPSFHIRPASQAYPDRAPEPDCPGELRPAAPASPRLGQSQSQSQTKECTETPPPAPPLPPPAPPLPPPAPPLPPAAPPLPTAEKAAPPPSRFTKNPKSSPPAPNPKPNPPSPEDTASSAPVDWRDPSQMEKLRSELAAYLCGSRREDRFVSHRAGPTAASQEKEGKKGPSLPEKEAPPSLPEKEILPSVPEKSPSSLPEKVAATSLPLPPVDYISQDPPAPSVRQIRSELEARLSSSAEKEAKPSIGSLPPKPRLEAGRIFEHTTDNGEFSKPVARNLPPPTTTPLPTTPLQSKATSVPAAPPKPTPGPATPPKVTPAPATPPKVTPAPATPPKVTLGPATPSKAVPEPATPSAATTVPTTSSDLTAEKKLVPAGQWEKPTPQELTVAPQTEAEGHPSEASKPPALGALSSPALPPKRSLGGEGVAFLYKPHRSQESPSQEAAVAVGALATGSVGGSREPVEVKEPQGLPAKPPTSAPPVDELLRHPVTGEVVQPGSPMALLLAARQRAQKGRPGGAALGRSSLPGSLRGHGSQPQAGSDSIFHKEGQPNSFTVVPKSPKEAEKDPQPASSAQPPVPSQWKPQHPGDPEGTEPNHRQHNGTKAGAKPAFSILPQGRLLPKSFSSPPSPSCKREEEEDDDDEGEFCFEVIPPPPEFSNDPEPPAPALRYLGRRASPPRNNFLDLGQPLAPRGFSRFPAGAHHAGAGGLERFAGGGRSLIKKRLYVGEPQRSPGQPRGSTARSLSSPNCFGPPPGGPEMRRVNSAGRAPTGGLHAQRLSMEGAARGEAKFKAPGGDYGFSPAAVRSPHGTPHYGSPINTFTVRPGTRHPISYAYSGNHRKAPS